A region of Sugiyamaella lignohabitans strain CBS 10342 chromosome A, complete sequence DNA encodes the following proteins:
- the JJJ1 gene encoding Jjj1p (Co-chaperone that stimulates the ATPase activity of Ssa1p; required for a late step of ribosome biogenesis; associated with the cytosolic large ribosomal subunit; contains a J-domain; mutation causes defects in fluid-phase endocytosis; GO_component: GO:0005737 - cytoplasm [Evidence IDA] [PMID 14562095]; GO_component: GO:0005737 - cytoplasm [Evidence IDA] [PMID 20368619]; GO_component: GO:0005829 - cytosol [Evidence IDA] [PMID 17242366]; GO_component: GO:0022625 - cytosolic large ribosomal subunit [Evidence IDA] [PMID 17242366]; GO_component: GO:0005739 - mitochondrion [Evidence IDA] [PMID 14576278]; GO_component: GO:0005739 - mitochondrion [Evidence IDA] [PMID 16823961]; GO_component: GO:0005730 - nucleolus [Evidence IMP] [PMID 20368619]; GO_component: GO:0005634 - nucleus [Evidence IEA,IEA]; GO_component: GO:0030687 - preribosome, large subunit precursor [Evidence IDA] [PMID 23212245]; GO_function: GO:0001671 - ATPase activator activity [Evidence IDA] [PMID 17242366]; GO_function: GO:0046872 - metal ion binding [Evidence IEA,IEA]; GO_process: GO:0006897 - endocytosis [Evidence IMP] [PMID 11378903]; GO_process: GO:0006364 - rRNA processing [Evidence IMP] [PMID 20368619]; GO_process: GO:0008361 - regulation of cell size [Evidence IMP] [PMID 12089449]; GO_process: GO:0042273 - ribosomal large subunit biogenesis [Evidence IMP] [PMID 17242366]; GO_process: GO:0000054 - ribosomal subunit export from nucleus [Evidence IMP] [PMID 20368619]) produces MGTSQSSQQNIDQSEQEMEKSLYEILGVEPDATDAELKKAYKKQALLLHPDRNFDRVEEATTKFAKVQAAYDILSDPQERAWYDSHGSEGRPGSNEPEYGGKITKQEELERYLDPALYVNVASQPDDFYSLIDTLFQQLAQEEHEAALDAAGGSENTNDLNLPHFPAFGNAKSNWSVEVKPFYDSWSSFSSIKSFVWENIYRSWDAPDRRSRRAMEIRNKKIQDAARNEFNVTVRNLVKLIKQKDPRVKAHNKKNRNKADDANSKEQAKRDRKRHTAKKQEEYEEQEWEKVGPDDILANINDDSEDDVVDVFECVVCDKIFKNKKQLSAHELSKKHIKNLKDLQREMRREGVELGFDEDNDSLNESENDLEEKIVENTTSVESDSPTPPEVRNGGNSKPNVQSRFAALDLSDNDDGDQDVEPTPEKSRNDEGKDEGKDDRINEGTQGDPTLEDLLAQLEDSRGSSRSSTPKPTSGKPAKGKAKQRRQKKNQIESEFANKCSVCQTVFPSRNKLFEHVKLSGHASAPR; encoded by the coding sequence ATGGGTACATCACAGAGCTCACAACAGAATATAGATCAAAGTGAACAAGAAATGGAGAAATCTTTATATGAAATCTTGGGGGTTGAGCCTGATGCTACTGATGCAGAGCTGAAAAAAGCCTACAAAAAGCAGGCTCTTTTGCTCCATCCTGATAGAAATTTCGACCGCGTTGAAGAGGCTACTACCAAATTTGCCAAAGTTCAAGCTGCTTATGATATTTTATCAGATCCACAGGAACGTGCCTGGTATGATTCGCATGGTTCAGAGGGTCGACCAGGCTCTAACGAACCTGAATATGGTGGTAAAATTACAAAGCAGGAAGAATTAGAGAGGTATCTGGATCCAGCATTATATGTGAATGTTGCATCTCAGCCAGATGATTTCTACTCTTTAATAGATACCTTGTTTCAACAACTGGCGCAAGAAGAGCATGAAGCAGCATTGGACGCTGCAGGTGGCAGCGAGAATACCAATGATCTCAATTTGCCCCATTTCCCAGCTTTTGGTAATGCTAAATCGAACTGGTCTGTTGAGGTTAAACCATTTTATGATAGTTGGTCATCATTCTCTTCCATCAAGTCATTTGTATGGGAAAACATTTATAGATCATGGGACGCTCCTGATAGAAGATCTCGTAGAGCCATGGAGATCAGGAATAAGAAAATACAAGATGCAGCCAGAAACGAGTTTAATGTCACAGTTCGAAATCTTGTCAAGctaataaaacaaaaagatcCTCGAGTCAAAGCtcataataaaaagaatCGCAACAAAGCTGACGATGCGAATTCTAAGGAGCAGGCAAAAAGAGATCGTAAGAGGCATACTGCTAAGAAACAAGAGGAGTACGAGGAGCAAGAGTGGGAAAAAGTCGGCCCTGATGATATTTTAGCCAACATTAATGATGATTCAGAAGACGACGTGGTGGATGTGTTCGAATGTGTTGTATGTgacaaaatatttaaaaacaaaaaacagcTCTCTGCACATGAACTCAGCAAAAAACACATTAAGAACTTGAAAGATTTACAAAGAGAGATGAGAAGAGAGGGTGTTGAGTTGGGATTCGACGAAGATAATGATAGTTTGAACGAGTCTGAGAATGATttagaagaaaaaatcGTTGAAAATACCACTTCTGTCGAATCAGAttcaccaacaccacctgAGGTGAGAAATGGGGGAAACTCGAAACCAAATGTACAATCTAGATTTGCTGCGCTGGACCTTTCTGACAATGATGATGGCGACCAGGACGTAGAGCCAACTCCTGAAAAAAGTCGAAACGACGAAGGTAAAGACGAAGGTAAAGACGACCGTATAAACGAGGGAACTCAAGGTGACCCCACACTCGAAGACCTACTTGCACAATTGGAGGACAGTAGAGGCAGCTCAAGATCGTCTACACCAAAGCCAACGTCAGGAAAGCCTGCCAAAGGAAAAGCAAAACAAAGgagacagaagaagaaccagattGAAAGCGAGTTTGCAAACAAGTGCTCGGTCTGTCAAACAGTATTCCCCAGTCGAAATAAGCTCTTTGAACATGTTAAATTGAGCGGTCATGCATCGGCCCCTAGGTGA